One genomic segment of Arachis duranensis cultivar V14167 chromosome 4, aradu.V14167.gnm2.J7QH, whole genome shotgun sequence includes these proteins:
- the LOC107484617 gene encoding 3'-5' exonuclease-like: protein MTIHIRNYDMPWDTHMYEVIFHGNFIETCRTSNPSIVDDWVQFMSSHFGFSSNQNRLIGLDVEWKPNTQRNAPRNPVATLQLCQGENCLVYQTLHAPYIPQSLLDFLKSRNNTFVGAGIDADAQKLLEDYHLHVTNCTDLRVLAEHVLGGRELRNAGLKTLAAGVMGVELEKPSYITRSSYWDVERLNPQQVQYACLDAFVSYEVGKRLFVASGNTSNRKDRSL from the coding sequence ATGACGATTCACATCCGCAACTACGACATGCCCTGGGACACCCACATGTACGAAGTCATCTTCCATGGAAACTTCATCGAGACCTGCCGAACCTCTAACCCTTCCATAGTCGACGACTGGGTCCAATTCATGAGCAGCCACTTCGGCTTCAGCAGCAACCAAAACCGCCTCATCGGCCTCGACGTCGAATGGAAGCCAAACACTCAGCGCAACGCGCCTCGTAACCCCGTGGCCACACTCCAACTCTGCCAGGGCGAGAACTGCCTCGTCTACCAGACCTTGCACGCGCCTTACATCCCACAGTCGCTGCTGGATTTTCTCAAAAGCCGCAATAACACGTTCGTTGGGGCTGGAATCGACGCGGACGCTCAAAAGCTTCTAGAAGACTACCACCTCCATGTGACAAACTGCACGGACCTTCGGGTGCTTGCGGAGCACGTGCTGGGGGGGAGAGAGTTGAGGAATGCGGGGCTGAAGACGCTGGCTGCGGGGGTTATGGGGGTCGAGCTGGAGAAGCCGTCGTACATCACGAGGAGTAGCTATTGGGATGTTGAGCGGCTTAATCCTCAGCAAGTGCAGTACGCTTGCTTGGACGCGTTCGTCTCTTATGAGGTTGGGAAGAGGCTGTTCGTTGCTTCCGGTAATACTTCCAATAGAAAAGATCGATCACTCTAA